The genomic DNA GacaaattttgatatttagtAATGCAGGACCATGATACTATACTCAACAATTGCGTCGCCACTGGTGATGTTGAGAGAGTAGGTCTTCGACGTCACAATCCCACGAGCCAGCCGGAAAGCCCCTGTCCCCCCTGTGATCGGCATCTCCCGGTACGTCTCGAGAACGGGATTATTTCCCAAGACGCTCAGGGTGCTGCCATTGTACTCCTTACTAGTGAACACGAAGTTCATGTTCGTCAGCAAGCTGAATGAGTCCTTCCCAGCATACCCATAGATGCCCTGGGCCCGTCCCACAGGCTTAGAGTTCGGGTCCGGCCCTACCGTGAGCACGTCATCTATCATTTCGACAATCCCAAACAGGGTGGGGGATTTGTCTGAGGTGGGCGATTGGGCTATCTTGATGGAGGTAGGGTTTTTGCCGGAGACGATGTCATGGAGGTAGAAGTGGAGATGAGTGGTCTTCTCCTTCGCAAGCGGGAGTACTGCATGGAACCAATGGGCAACCTTCATTGGGTCATCGGCCGTACATTGAACCAACGGCAGAGCCGTAATTGTCGCTACAACGATTAGCGCGAGTACCACCCTCTCCATCTCTCGATCTTGGTTTTTCAGGCTCTCAATCAAAGAAGAATGGCTGAAAGGGACTACTGAGGTAATATGATTTTATTGGAGGAGGAAGGCATCAAATTGACTTCTTTCTTTGGAGATTCTTTATCATCGTTTATGTACTTATTAATGATTCCATGAAACATGTGCTCGTAATTTGGGAGCAAGTTTTTATATAGATTAGACTTATCTTCATATCTGGTTTTATTGAacgatatataattaaatcgCGTTGTATCTAAAAATATTAACATTTCGGAGCAAACGGTTCTAGCAATCGGAAAATTTCATATGGTATATGAGTGCAGGTTCGATACATTGCACAAACTCTTGTCtcccatttaattaattccatgCAATGGgccttcaaaattttaattcaacCCACACGTGAAGGGAATATTGAATAATATGTAATAAAAACATgtaaaattaactttttaaaataagtGATTATGATGATCCCAAAATTCCAtaggtttatttatttactctGTGGTGGGTTCGTAAAAGTTTTTCGTTAATTGATAATCCATAGATAATCCAGGAGTATGCTTGTCACtatgtattaattattttattttatttcatgacAATTTGGTAATTGATTAGtccatgaaaaatgcaatTATCTTGTATTAATGGCTCAATGTTTGTTCTTATGCTGAGAACGTATGTTCTTAAGGATTGATTTTGATGGGGACTATGGAGGAAATggattataaattattattattatcgttgttgttgttattgttattttgttattattgtaATACTACAAACTCGTATAATAAGTTTTCATAACCCAATCATGCCCTTCATAAAACCTTATAACTCTTgaaccaacaaaaaaaaaagaaagaaaagaaaagaaaagaaaaaacacgATAACCCTCCCATTCATGAACTCTTGTCACGGGTAGTGCAAAGACATCCGTCTTGAGAAACTCAAATTTCTTGGACTCTATTAACAACTAAAAGTTTGAACTATGTGTCATGAGAAATTACGTATATCATAAACTGTCAGGTACGTACTTATACTATTGAATATAATTTCATGTAAAACTCCCTTGACGATTACTAGGAACAACTATATCTATAATCTTTAGTCCTAGATTATGTTGGTCTACCCATGCCATTTATAGAACTCATGCGAGCTCTCAAAATCGGTCTTGATGCTATggtattaatttttctatgcAGTATATTGAAAGTTTACGAGACGCTAGTCCCATGCCTAGTTTCCACTCAAAATTGTTCAGAGATGTACAGTATCATCCGATTGATGCCATAATAGTgcaatctaaaaaaaaaaaaaaagggtgtCCTCTGCAATGTCGCTTACTTTATATTAACATAAAACCGAAATTCTTGTGATTAATGGAAGTTCACcgaaaaatttatgattaatGGAAATTCTTGTGCCCTTAATTTCcccttttgtttttctctaTTCATTAACCCATGGCCACAATTATCATTACGGCAaacaataaaacaaattttcagtGACAAATAGATGAGTTGGAATAAGGAAAACGTCCAAACTTAGTCGGCATCTGCTCACATGCGTCCATCGAGTTTGAGTATCCCTTTTGTTCGCTTCCAATCAATCCGATTTTTGCCACAACTTTTTCATCTGTTACCAACCAAGGAATATTGCAAGATTTGCCATATATGAAACACAATTTACCAACTGCAGTATGTTCACTTTTAACTCaaagatatattttcttttatatctCTCCTGAGAATAATTGGTTAACATTGTGGCAcgttagaaaataattttggggAAATATTTCTTCTATTTGGGATAATAATGTTGAAGTCAATTTGGTTTTGTTGTgtaaattttggaaaatataatttacctGAGATTGTTGCCAAGATTTTTACAATGTAAACCGgacttttcaaaaattaatattaatttagtcCATTAAAAAATGATTCTTGATTACGAATTTAACAgctttaattgaaaattcaatcaGGCTGAATGGTTTTGGAGCTGTCGTGAGTGCTTTTGGACAGAGAATGCCTTATCTTCCTCAGATCTGTGGTATTATCAGGTGGCGCTTGAATAACAAGAGTGCGAAGGTGAGACA from Punica granatum isolate Tunisia-2019 chromosome 2, ASM765513v2, whole genome shotgun sequence includes the following:
- the LOC116197152 gene encoding dirigent protein 21-like, with amino-acid sequence MERVVLALIVVATITALPLVQCTADDPMKVAHWFHAVLPLAKEKTTHLHFYLHDIVSGKNPTSIKIAQSPTSDKSPTLFGIVEMIDDVLTVGPDPNSKPVGRAQGIYGYAGKDSFSLLTNMNFVFTSKEYNGSTLSVLGNNPVLETYREMPITGGTGAFRLARGIVTSKTYSLNITSGDAIVEYSIMVLHY